The following coding sequences lie in one Pseudomonas syringae CC1557 genomic window:
- a CDS encoding YcgL domain-containing protein, whose protein sequence is MKRICSIYRSPKKSEMYLYVLKSDVLKRVPPELLVAFGKPVHAFDLVLSPERALAREDINLVLENLDSQGYHLQMPPAEDEYIEHLPEELLRRNDPM, encoded by the coding sequence TTGAAGCGTATCTGCTCGATTTATCGCAGCCCGAAGAAAAGCGAGATGTACCTTTACGTACTGAAGAGCGACGTCCTCAAGCGCGTGCCACCAGAACTGCTGGTGGCGTTCGGCAAGCCGGTTCATGCTTTCGATCTGGTGCTGAGCCCGGAGCGGGCGCTGGCGCGCGAAGATATCAATCTGGTGCTGGAGAACCTCGACAGCCAGGGCTATCACTTGCAGATGCCACCGGCCGAAGACGAGTATATCGAGCACTTGCCCGAAGAACTGCTGCGCCGCAACGACCCAATGTGA
- the rnd gene encoding ribonuclease D — MAIDIHWIRDDDSLALHCAQWQSLPFVALDTEFMRVDTFYPIAALLQIGDGKSAWLIDPLLINDWRPLSALLENPDVIKVVHACSEDLEVLLRLTGSLPVPLFDTQLAAAYLNLGFSMGYSRLVQEVLDIDLPKGETRSDWLQRPLSETQISYAAEDAVHLAELFAILRPRLSDDKYAWLLDDGAELVANLRREVDPYEVYRDAKLAWKLSRAQLAVLRELCAWREREARARNLPRNRIVREHSLWPLARTQPDNLGALARIEDMHPRTVRHDGEFLLELIKTASSLPPEEWPPALPEPLPVDAAGSIKRLRAIGQQYAEKMDMAPELMLRKKTLEALLKSGYPDGPYQLPDSLRGWRRELMGQALLDSLATPGEQS; from the coding sequence GTGGCCATCGATATTCACTGGATTCGCGACGACGACAGCCTCGCCCTGCATTGCGCACAATGGCAGTCACTGCCTTTTGTCGCGCTCGACACCGAGTTCATGCGGGTCGACACCTTCTACCCGATAGCCGCGCTGCTGCAGATTGGCGACGGTAAAAGCGCCTGGCTGATTGATCCGCTGCTGATCAACGACTGGCGACCACTGTCTGCGTTGCTTGAAAACCCCGACGTCATCAAAGTGGTTCATGCGTGTAGCGAAGACCTCGAAGTCCTGCTGCGCCTGACCGGCAGCTTGCCGGTTCCGCTGTTTGATACGCAATTGGCAGCCGCTTACCTGAACCTCGGGTTTTCCATGGGCTATTCACGCCTCGTGCAGGAGGTGCTCGACATCGATCTGCCCAAGGGCGAGACCCGTTCCGACTGGCTGCAACGCCCGTTGTCGGAGACGCAGATCAGCTACGCGGCCGAAGATGCCGTACACCTTGCCGAGCTGTTCGCCATCCTGCGGCCGCGCCTGTCCGACGACAAATACGCCTGGCTGCTGGACGACGGTGCGGAGCTGGTTGCCAACCTGCGCCGTGAAGTTGACCCGTACGAGGTCTACCGCGACGCCAAACTGGCCTGGAAGCTGTCCCGCGCGCAGTTGGCGGTACTGCGCGAGCTGTGCGCCTGGCGCGAGCGCGAGGCCCGTGCCCGCAACCTGCCGCGTAATCGCATCGTGCGTGAACATTCGCTCTGGCCGCTGGCCAGGACCCAGCCGGATAACCTCGGTGCGCTGGCCCGGATCGAAGACATGCACCCGCGAACCGTGCGTCATGACGGCGAGTTCCTGCTGGAGCTGATCAAGACGGCGAGCAGCCTGCCGCCGGAAGAGTGGCCGCCTGCGCTGCCCGAGCCGCTTCCGGTCGACGCCGCCGGTTCAATCAAACGCCTGCGTGCGATCGGCCAGCAATACGCCGAGAAAATGGATATGGCGCCCGAGCTGATGCTGCGCAAGAAGACCCTCGAAGCCTTGCTAAAGAGCGGCTACCCCGACGGTCCTTATCAATTACCCGATTCGTTGCGTGGCTGGCGTCGCGAATTGATGGGTCAGGCGCTGCTCGACAGCCTGGCCACCCCCGGAGAACAGTCTTGA
- a CDS encoding phosphoethanolamine transferase — protein MPTPRTVRPEVVTLLASGFLLLAFNINLWQHLFAITSSDAKGIAMRVAFGLMIFCVFNIVLTLLAFRRVFKPVLTFLFMVSAGVVYFMTEYGVMIDAGMFRNFAETNATEVQGLLSLKLVLYIALLGLLPSLILWKTPITYRRWHRELFSKLVVCVVCCVAIGGAAMANYQGLSSLFRNHHELRLMVVPSNYIGAAGGYLREQVVSAQRPFVKIGEDAKRSPDWATHARKSLTVLVVGESARAENFGILGYGRDTTPKLNKESGLVAFTDVYSCGTETAVSVPCMFSNMGRKDYNATVARNQEGVLDVLQRAGLDVIWRDNQSGCKGTCDRVKFQDVSNLKDPLLCNSHECRDEILLQGLQAFIDSLDKDTVLVLHQMGSHGPEYFKRYPKEFEKFTPVCESNALNNCSRDTIVNAYDNTLLYTDHVLSSLIDLLRKNQDKVDTAMMYLSDHGESLGEYNLFLHGTPYVMAPDQQKHVPMLIWLSDTYQKSFAVTPDCLAKQRNAPLSQDNLFHSMLGLLKVDTKVYNPSLDMFAACRSGAGTAD, from the coding sequence ATGCCGACACCCAGAACTGTTCGTCCAGAGGTTGTGACCCTACTTGCCAGTGGCTTTCTGTTATTGGCCTTCAATATCAATCTTTGGCAGCACCTTTTCGCAATTACCAGCTCGGATGCCAAAGGTATCGCCATGCGCGTTGCCTTTGGGTTGATGATTTTTTGCGTGTTCAATATTGTTCTGACGCTGTTGGCGTTCCGGCGTGTGTTTAAACCAGTGCTGACGTTCCTGTTTATGGTCAGTGCCGGTGTTGTTTATTTCATGACCGAGTACGGCGTCATGATTGATGCGGGCATGTTCCGTAACTTTGCCGAAACCAACGCGACCGAAGTTCAAGGTTTGCTGTCCTTGAAGCTGGTTTTGTATATCGCGTTATTAGGCCTGTTGCCATCGCTGATACTGTGGAAGACCCCGATCACTTATCGTCGCTGGCACCGCGAACTGTTCAGCAAGCTTGTGGTTTGCGTGGTCTGTTGCGTCGCGATCGGCGGGGCGGCGATGGCCAACTATCAGGGTTTGTCCTCGTTGTTTCGCAATCACCATGAATTGCGTCTGATGGTCGTGCCGAGCAATTATATTGGCGCTGCCGGGGGGTATCTGCGTGAGCAGGTCGTCTCTGCTCAGCGTCCATTCGTGAAAATCGGTGAGGACGCCAAACGCTCGCCTGACTGGGCGACTCATGCGCGCAAGTCGCTGACCGTACTGGTGGTCGGCGAAAGTGCCCGTGCCGAGAACTTCGGGATACTCGGCTATGGCCGTGACACCACTCCCAAGCTGAACAAAGAGAGCGGGTTGGTGGCGTTTACCGATGTTTATTCCTGTGGCACCGAAACCGCAGTGTCAGTGCCTTGCATGTTTTCCAATATGGGACGCAAGGACTACAACGCGACCGTGGCGCGTAATCAGGAGGGCGTGCTGGATGTATTGCAGCGCGCAGGTCTCGACGTCATCTGGCGCGACAATCAGTCCGGCTGCAAGGGGACTTGTGACCGTGTAAAGTTCCAGGATGTCAGCAACCTCAAGGATCCGTTGTTGTGCAACAGTCACGAATGCCGGGACGAGATTCTGCTGCAGGGCTTGCAGGCCTTTATCGACAGTCTTGACAAAGATACCGTTCTGGTCTTGCACCAGATGGGCAGTCACGGGCCGGAGTACTTCAAGCGTTATCCCAAAGAGTTTGAAAAGTTCACGCCTGTGTGTGAGAGCAATGCGCTGAACAATTGCAGTCGGGACACTATCGTCAATGCTTACGACAATACGCTGCTGTATACCGATCATGTGCTGTCCAGCCTGATCGATCTGTTGCGCAAGAATCAGGACAAGGTCGATACCGCCATGATGTATCTGTCCGATCATGGTGAATCACTCGGCGAGTACAACCTGTTCCTGCACGGTACGCCGTATGTTATGGCCCCTGATCAGCAAAAGCATGTGCCCATGTTGATCTGGCTGTCGGATACGTATCAGAAGTCGTTTGCAGTCACTCCCGACTGTCTGGCAAAGCAGCGCAATGCGCCGTTGAGCCAGGACAACCTGTTTCACTCGATGCTGGGGCTGTTGAAGGTCGACACCAAGGTTTATAACCCGAGCCTGGACATGTTTGCGGCGTGCCGCAGTGGGGCGGGCACGGCTGACTAG